The Balnearium lithotrophicum genomic sequence TCTTGACCTATGTTTGTTGAAGTTCAGAAAGAAGGTGGACACCCTAAAATAAGATTTAAACTCCAACAAAAGGAGGTGTCCACCAATGAAACAATTAAAGAAATTCAAAGGAACATCCCTGCACATATCAAATACACCCTTCAAAAAAACAATCAAAAGAGGAACGAAAATCAAAACCAAACTCGACCTAACAAAAGACCCAAACGTGAGAAAAAGACTTAAATGGATTCAACACTACGAAAAACACCAAAATGCAAGACTAACCTGCAGATACTTCGGAATAAGTCCAACTACCTTCTACAAATGGAAAAATAGATACAAAAAGTACGGTTTAGAAGGCCTCAAAGACAGAAACAAAAGACCCCACAGAGTAAGACAACCTCAGATAGAACCAGAACTTGAATTCCTCATAATCACAGTGAGGGAAAAATTCCCTACCTGGAGCAAAGAAAAAATATCAGTCTTTATAGAAAAATACCTCGATATAAAAGTCTCTCCTTCAACCATCTACAGAGTTTTAAAGAGAAACAATCTGATAGAAAGAACCAGAAAACTCACATGGAACTTTAAGAAAAGAAA encodes the following:
- a CDS encoding helix-turn-helix domain-containing protein; this encodes MKQLKKFKGTSLHISNTPFKKTIKRGTKIKTKLDLTKDPNVRKRLKWIQHYEKHQNARLTCRYFGISPTTFYKWKNRYKKYGLEGLKDRNKRPHRVRQPQIEPELEFLIITVREKFPTWSKEKISVFIEKYLDIKVSPSTIYRVLKRNNLIERTRKLTWNFKKR